GTGAACGGGATGATAATGACGCATTTCCGGTGACAATATTTGAAAATGATATACCTGTAGGTTTTTTTGTACTTGATTTTGGAAAAGATAAATTTGAACTTACCAATAACGAAACATCTGTTTTGCTGCGTTCCTTATCTGTAAATCCGCAAATGCAGGGAAAAGGAATAGGAAAAATGGCTATGCTGGAGGCAGGGAATTTTGTAAAGAACCACTTCAGGGATTGCAATGAAATTGTATTGGCAGTAAACCAACAAAACAATTCTGCTTACCATATTTATCTTAAGGCAGGATATATTTTTGATGGTAAAACCAGAATCGGAAGGAGCGGACCTCAATACCTGATGTATAAAAAACTTTAATAAAATTTTAAAATCATAATTTTTTATCTGCTGATATCTTTCCATAACTTTGAGTAACATCAAATTACAAAACATGGAAATATCACTTCGAAATCAGGTTGCTGTGGTTACAGGAGCCTCCAGTGGAATAGGTTCAGGAATTGCAAAATCATTAGCAGCCGCAGGAGCGACAGTTATTGTTAATCATTCTTCGGAAAGATCTACAGAAGAAGCTAAAGCTGTTTTGAAAGAAATTACTGATGCCGGAGGAAAAGGGATGACCTACGCATGTGATGTCTCCAAAGAAGATCAGGTAGTCAAAATGTTTCAGGATGTTGTTTCCGAATT
The window above is part of the Chryseobacterium sp. MA9 genome. Proteins encoded here:
- a CDS encoding GNAT family N-acetyltransferase; translation: MIHLEFFKPEDLSELSYALDETQMRFTATAQQALQSISERDDNDAFPVTIFENDIPVGFFVLDFGKDKFELTNNETSVLLRSLSVNPQMQGKGIGKMAMLEAGNFVKNHFRDCNEIVLAVNQQNNSAYHIYLKAGYIFDGKTRIGRSGPQYLMYKKL